A window of Cyprinus carpio isolate SPL01 chromosome A6, ASM1834038v1, whole genome shotgun sequence genomic DNA:
CCTAAAGACTGAATTGAGTACAtttgtgggtctttgtcttctgtTTGTAAAAGATTTGAAATCAGGAACCCATAGGATTTTGTAGTTCGGTAATCATTAGTCAATGGTCTGGATTAGATTGTGTGAACGTATTTTGACTAGATCCTGTTTGAATGGCTTTATCCGTTTTACTATTTTGCGGTTGGCGACAGTAATGGCTGTTTAATTactcaataaaagcattttatggatgcagtgtatgtgtgtgtgtgtgtgtgtgtgtgtgtgtgtgtgtgtgtgtgtgtgtgtgtgtgtgtgtgagtctgtgtgatGTATTGATTTTGCTGCTGGAGAAACCTGAGATTTCACTTAGGAAGAGTgagtctatctgtctgtcaatGTGCTTCTGGTTTTTAATAGTAGTCTATATGCATTTACGcacttgcataaacacacacagcataAGCATTGTTTAAAGAGACGCAACAGCTGAACTAACATATTTTCAGTCAATGAGGTGAAGATCTCTTTTTCTAAAACAGGCTAATGAAATGTCTGCCTTTAAAGTGTGGAACATTGCTTtagaaatggtgtgtgtgtgtgtgtgtgtgtgtgtgttgggcctTCTCCGGAGGATTTGTAGCCAGAGGGTATATTGAAACAACAGAAAGTCATTCTCTAAAGCACCAGCACACgctcttttacacacacaaaagtacacacacactagATCAGCAGCTTTGCGGCTAATGGGATTGTCCAGGTAGTTCTGTAGAATACAACAAAAAGACAGCATCTGAGAGAACATTCCAGCAAACCACAGCTAATATTGGACTTTACAACACATCACTTTTGGCTTTAGACTCTGGTGAGACTGTAATGTAGGGAAAGAATAAAACAGCTagagaatatttaattttttcacatttaaataaatatcccTCTCCATGATGCATAGGACTTTATCATTGTATTGTAGAAGAGTTGAAGTTAGTGTGTAATATAGAGTTGTGTAAGAACTTTTCATATACTGTTGGACATCCTGTAGGATGTATGTTGATAGCAATATATATGTTGATAGCAATGGCGATGACATTCGGTTGCTAGGGATAGCATAAACTAATACGCCGTATTTGGAATGTAATGTATgttactttggataaaaccatctgtcaaatgcataaacgtaaatataaaaaattccatagaattacactgaaaaaaacattttcttcccCTTCTTCTAGTTTTCTGaatgcactttttttgtgtgtgtgtatctgttttTGTAGGCGAGCATGTAAGAATTAATGCTGAATTAATGGCTACTATTATGCCTCGCTATAGCCTTAACTGttaaaagagggggaaaaaacaattaGGAAGTTGTTAAAAGACATCTTTAGCTGTTTCAGATGTGTTATTGATATTGCTTTtagtcatttgtcattttattgtgcttttcttcttttatctTACCATTTTTCAGCCACCTGTCCTGCTAATTGCCTTTAGTGTGATTTGTACCCAGTATTGTAAGTCGCTTTAAGTGTGCGCTAAACTATACAACTTCAGTTTTTAACAGTTAAAGCTATTGCTCATGTAATGAATGTGCTGAGTGACTTTCAAAGTCCtaatttatgtcatttaaaatattttcagggAAACTGTGCCAGTTGTTCcacctcttgtgtgtgtgtgtgtgtgtgtgtgtgtgtgtgtgtgtgtgtgtgtgtgtgtgtttgcagtaagTCCAGGCTTTTCTCATGAGAGAACACTGACTGACCTCAAGTTGCATGAATCGATCAGGAGGATTTGCTGCTTGATAGAATTGAATGTAATTGGGCAGTTTTTAATTGAGATGGATAGAACATGTAAATTTTGCTCCATCAGCTCAAAATCAATATCCATCTGCTGTAATATGGAGTATATGTCtctcattttattttgctttgacaAAACATTGGATTGTTTCTGATGTGCAAGGCTTTGCAAATCCACTGTTCTTGCAAGGTCAGAGAAAATCCATTGTTGGTTGATCTTAGAAGTAttttgtgtgttatattttatgGCTTAAGGACATtatctgttctttttttccttctctcccCCTATTTCACTCCTTCTGTACAGCCATATGCCAAAGTTTGATGCAAAAGAAAAGCTCTTTGTTTCACAAACTAAAATCTTGGTGCAATACTGCATGTGTGAAGTTGAAATGACGGAGATACAGTATTTTTAGGGGTAACATCTGTTGTCGGGTTCAGTTGCTAATGCCGAGAGCTACATTATTGATCAATTGTTATTACAGTATGCTGAAATATTATGTTCCTGCgtggtgtgtgtgagtcagtgaaactaagaaagagacagagagagtgtaaTTTGAGGTTCCTTGATTACATTaaagagcttttattttattcactagAGAAGAAGCCTTCTGCTGTATCTCAATATCAGACCTTAATAATATCATCAGTgctattgttgtgtgtgttgggtggGGGGGTCGGTGAATCAAGTGCACAGCTGAATTTAAATTTCACTGTCAATCTAAAGACCATAAAACAGCTTAGATAGCGGCTAGTGAATGCCTTAAAAAAGAATTGTGAAAGCCATTTTCTATGGtctttcatttgaaatttgtatattagttatttttatattatttatattttattgttattcatttttgtaaaaatatgtttttttgacaAGATGATGATGCGGAATTGGTCATTATCTGGAACTGCTGTAATTTTCTAAAAACGTTAATTATAACGTTAACTAACCTAAATAATCTAACCTAAATTGCTTTACATTTTCTCATTATGAATTTTGACTgttcgtttacatgacaacgccgttttggggactgaaaactcacatttttgaaaatgggtttcaaagtacaagtttttgaaaatgccaccGTTATTGTTTGCGTGTAAAAACTCAATACGGGATTGAGAACGGTGACGTCATGTGCGTGTGtagtatgtgttaggtatgtaggtatttttaaaaatgcaagggaaaaactttgCCGCTTTTGACTACATCGCTGTCGTGTAAACATGGCttcagtggtgttttttttttctgtagaacactTAATTTATATTGTGATGGAAATAAGGTAGAATATTaagtataattaatgttttttttactttttttatttttaattaatgtgggCAGTACATTCAGAGGTTTTtcgttttatatttgtttatgatgttatttatatttctgatttttatGAAGTTCCATGAGTTTGAACTGACGGatataacttttgttttttttactggcaGGTGTGACCATTCAGTGGAGCCCTGAGCAATCGCAGTGGGCGGAGCAACACTATGACATCACTTCCACCACACGCTCACCAGGGCATAAGTTCGAAGCACTTAGGGATCCAAGGCTAACAGGTTCGACCTCAGCTGCAGCATATCAACATTCGTGGGCAAACGATGACATTTCAGCTCTGACTGCTTCTAACCTGCTCAAGAGGTATGCAGAGAGATATTCTGCCATTCTGGATCTACCCTGTGAGAGTGGACTTATGGGATATCCAGACACAGCCATCTCCGTTAGCGTTAGGGGACCTGGTGTTGTGAATAATGGGCCGCCCCTTCTTAATGGACGAAAGGTGGAGGCAGAGCCTTGGATGGAGAGTGTCTACCCTCCGTTAGGTTGCATACCCGAACTTCTTCCCAAAACACCACTCAGTGTGACGGATGTGTCTGTCACTGCGTGTAACTCACCGGTTATAGGCAGCAGGAGTCTTCCGGAACCTTGTTTCTCCAGCAGCAGTTGTAACAGTCAGACCGGGAATCAGGAATACAGCAGCACTTCCTACAGCACTCCCTTCCTGCAGCCTGTAGGCAATTACGGTGGCTCTCTTTTCCACCCTACCCCTTCCCATGCAAGTCTGGTATCAACCTACAATGCTAACACCTCACCAAACCTAGCTGCATACAGTTACCCTAATACCCGTTACCCCCCACAGGCTGTTCTTCCTGCCGGCTACAGTCCTCCCTCGGCATATCTACCTGCAGGTATAACTCCTCCCAACCCTCTTCCAGCTGTGGGATACTCATACCCAGCCACCAGCCTGGGAGGTAGTGTTTCTGAAAGTGATGCCTCAAGTGCTACCAGCCTTTCAAAGTCATATTACCCATCAACTCAAAGCGAGAATGGAGTATTTGAGGAGTTTGATTTTGGCGGGAACTCTAATTCAGACTCTAGGTCTGAAGGCAGCCCCCTGTACAGACCATCAGGAGAAGAAACGGTGGACAAGCAAAATGGATTCAACCAATCGGCAGATGTAACATCATCATCTTTCAAGCCAGCTAATCACGGAGACTCTTTAAGAAGCCTGGAGACTCTCACAGTAGCCATGAGCGGACGGAACAATGGTACA
This region includes:
- the LOC122145270 gene encoding fidgetin-like, with product MSSNMISGVYGVTIQWSPEQSQWAEQHYDITSTTRSPGHKFEALRDPRLTGSTSAAAYQHSWANDDISALTASNLLKRYAERYSAILDLPCESGLMGYPDTAISVSVRGPGVVNNGPPLLNGRKVEAEPWMESVYPPLGCIPELLPKTPLSVTDVSVTACNSPVIGSRSLPEPCFSSSSCNSQTGNQEYSSTSYSTPFLQPVGNYGGSLFHPTPSHASLVSTYNANTSPNLAAYSYPNTRYPPQAVLPAGYSPPSAYLPAGITPPNPLPAVGYSYPATSLGGSVSESDASSATSLSKSYYPSTQSENGVFEEFDFGGNSNSDSRSEGSPLYRPSGEETVDKQNGFNQSADVTSSSFKPANHGDSLRSLETLTVAMSGRNNGTSGQHFPSTSTSIITSHQHLCLDTNTP